In Halapricum desulfuricans, a single window of DNA contains:
- a CDS encoding DUF433 domain-containing protein has protein sequence MSQVTRRIVRELHDEPHLEGRRITVQFLKEQVEERGLSPRTVADRHDLDVADVYRALTYYHDHPEEMRTIERQRQSAIEEHDHLTTDPDSVRD, from the coding sequence ATGAGCCAGGTGACGAGACGTATCGTGCGGGAACTCCACGACGAGCCACATCTCGAAGGCCGACGGATTACTGTTCAGTTCCTCAAAGAACAAGTCGAAGAGCGGGGGCTCTCCCCGAGAACGGTTGCCGATCGCCACGACCTCGATGTGGCCGATGTCTATCGGGCGCTCACCTACTATCATGACCATCCTGAGGAGATGCGGACGATCGAACGCCAGCGGCAATCCGCGATCGAAGAACACGACCACTTGACGACCGATCCCGACAGTGTGCGTGACTAA
- the mptA gene encoding GTP cyclohydrolase MptA: MSEQLPDVQATSPDVTVGLNRVGVTGVEKLVKLGREDKRPIVLMAEFEVFVDLPSWRKGADMSRNMEVIDETLEAAVAEEVYRVENVCGEAAERLLEKHDYTEEAEVRMEAEYVTRDRTPESDKPTQSTATIIASATATEDGTREEIGAEVTGMTVCPCSQGMSVARARQTLTDLDVEEDVIDEFLEKVPQPGHSQRGHATLTVETDGDPPVDLNELIEIARESMSARIYNLAKRPDEDYMTYQSHSDAKFVEDCVRSMAEGIVDQYPDLDDDAVVRMKQSNDESIHQHNAHAERIATAEDLRGEVNGDGSE; encoded by the coding sequence ATGAGTGAGCAGTTGCCGGACGTCCAGGCGACAAGCCCGGACGTTACAGTCGGATTGAATCGGGTCGGCGTCACGGGTGTCGAGAAACTCGTCAAACTCGGGCGCGAGGATAAACGGCCGATCGTCCTGATGGCCGAGTTCGAGGTGTTCGTCGATCTCCCGTCCTGGCGGAAAGGTGCCGATATGTCCCGGAACATGGAGGTTATCGACGAGACGCTTGAGGCCGCCGTCGCCGAGGAGGTCTACCGGGTCGAGAACGTCTGCGGCGAGGCCGCGGAGCGCCTGCTGGAGAAACACGACTACACCGAGGAGGCCGAAGTGCGCATGGAGGCCGAGTACGTCACGCGGGATCGGACGCCCGAGAGTGACAAGCCGACTCAGTCGACGGCCACTATCATCGCGTCCGCGACTGCTACCGAGGACGGCACCAGAGAGGAGATCGGTGCCGAGGTTACGGGCATGACGGTCTGTCCCTGCAGTCAGGGGATGTCCGTCGCCCGTGCCCGGCAGACGCTGACCGATCTCGACGTCGAGGAGGACGTCATCGACGAGTTCCTCGAGAAGGTGCCCCAGCCGGGACACTCCCAGCGCGGCCACGCCACGCTGACGGTCGAGACCGACGGCGACCCGCCAGTGGATCTCAACGAACTCATCGAGATCGCCCGTGAGTCGATGAGCGCTCGGATCTACAACCTGGCCAAGCGCCCCGACGAGGACTATATGACCTACCAGTCACACAGCGACGCCAAGTTCGTCGAGGACTGCGTCCGCTCGATGGCCGAGGGCATCGTCGATCAGTACCCCGACCTGGACGACGACGCGGTCGTCCGCATGAAACAGTCTAACGACGAGTCGATCCACCAGCACAACGCCCACGCCGAACGGATCGCGACCGCCGAGGACCTGAGAGGCGAAGTCAACGGCGACGGCAGCGAGTGA
- a CDS encoding translation initiation factor IF-5A: protein MAKEQNEVRDLDEGSYVMMDETPCKITSYSTAKPGKHGSAKARIEGKGVFDSKKRSLSQPVDAKVWVPIIERKQGQVVNVEDDEIQVMDLDTYETFVMVSPDDVNLSPDDDIEFLEYEGQRKIV, encoded by the coding sequence ATGGCGAAAGAGCAGAACGAGGTGCGTGACCTCGACGAAGGGAGTTACGTCATGATGGACGAGACGCCGTGCAAGATCACCAGTTACAGCACGGCCAAGCCGGGCAAACACGGTAGCGCAAAGGCCCGAATCGAAGGCAAGGGCGTCTTCGACAGCAAGAAGCGATCGCTCTCTCAACCTGTGGACGCGAAGGTGTGGGTCCCGATCATCGAGCGCAAGCAGGGACAGGTCGTTAACGTCGAAGACGACGAGATTCAGGTCATGGACCTGGACACCTACGAGACGTTCGTGATGGTCAGCCCTGACGACGTCAATCTGAGTCCCGACGACGATATCGAGTTCCTTGAGTACGAGGGGCAGCGCAAGATCGTCTGA
- a CDS encoding DUF5615 family PIN-like protein, with amino-acid sequence MGYRILADENVERATINYLRKLGHDVEWIGDIEELGLGADDGSIATYGRETDRLILTQDDDFFTQLDIGDTAGILFQKDQTLSAQEVGDIVHELSEYIDQSEVTLEYVSRNWL; translated from the coding sequence ATGGGGTATCGCATCCTCGCTGACGAAAATGTCGAGCGGGCGACGATCAACTACCTGCGGAAACTCGGTCACGATGTCGAATGGATCGGCGATATCGAAGAACTCGGCCTCGGGGCTGACGATGGATCGATCGCTACGTACGGACGCGAGACAGACCGCCTCATTCTCACGCAAGATGACGACTTCTTCACCCAACTGGATATTGGGGATACTGCCGGCATTCTCTTTCAGAAAGATCAGACGCTTTCGGCTCAAGAGGTCGGGGACATCGTACACGAACTCTCCGAATACATAGACCAGTCCGAAGTGACGCTCGAATACGTGAGTCGGAACTGGCTATAG
- a CDS encoding outer membrane protein assembly factor BamB family protein, which yields MYDGTVYVGSESGNIQALSLETGELEWDENTGSPNPVSGSPAVTEGHVFAGTDNETVVGFDRSTGEFLWELRLKRGDHVRSSVVVADGRLFVATANPAGGLGRLHVLE from the coding sequence GTGTACGATGGGACTGTCTACGTCGGTTCGGAATCAGGCAACATCCAAGCCTTGTCGCTTGAAACCGGTGAACTCGAATGGGACGAAAATACAGGGTCACCCAATCCGGTGTCTGGTTCACCCGCCGTAACTGAGGGTCACGTTTTTGCAGGAACCGACAACGAGACTGTCGTTGGGTTCGACCGGTCAACAGGTGAGTTCCTCTGGGAACTCCGACTCAAGCGTGGCGATCACGTCCGGTCATCAGTGGTGGTAGCTGACGGGAGATTGTTCGTAGCGACGGCCAATCCGGCGGGCGGTTTGGGACGTCTGCACGTTCTCGAATAG
- a CDS encoding peptidylprolyl isomerase, with protein sequence MSSDLTATIHTSEGDIEARLFEERAPRTVENFVGLAEGADDYENTEIAPGTGAWEDPETGEKRIDPLYDGVEFHRVIEDFMIQTGDPLGNGRGGPGYTFDDEFHEELRHDGPGVLSMANRGPNTNGSQFFITLAAQPHLDEKHPVFGEVIDGMDVVEAIGSVDTDPNDQPTSPVTIESVEVHE encoded by the coding sequence ATGAGTTCGGATCTGACTGCGACGATACACACGAGCGAGGGCGATATCGAAGCGCGGCTGTTCGAGGAGCGCGCCCCCCGAACGGTCGAGAACTTCGTCGGGCTGGCCGAAGGTGCGGACGACTACGAGAACACCGAAATCGCGCCGGGGACCGGTGCCTGGGAGGACCCGGAGACCGGCGAAAAGCGGATCGACCCGCTGTACGACGGCGTCGAGTTCCACCGTGTGATCGAGGACTTCATGATCCAGACCGGCGACCCGCTGGGCAACGGCCGCGGCGGCCCCGGCTACACCTTCGACGACGAGTTCCACGAGGAGTTACGCCACGACGGCCCCGGGGTCCTCTCGATGGCCAACCGCGGCCCCAACACCAACGGCTCGCAGTTTTTCATCACGCTCGCAGCCCAGCCGCACCTCGACGAGAAACACCCGGTGTTCGGTGAAGTGATCGACGGGATGGACGTCGTCGAGGCCATCGGGTCAGTCGATACCGATCCCAACGACCAGCCGACGTCACCGGTCACAATTGAAAGCGTCGAGGTTCACGAGTAG
- a CDS encoding HalX domain-containing protein translates to MASGDTQTVLVVDDEPDVADAYAAQLRDRYTVWTAYSGQQALEAVDETVDVVLLDRRMPEQSGDDVLESLRSKGIETRVAMVTAVDPDFDIIEMPFDDYLTKPVSRTELFDTVERLLTCAKYDEQFQEFYSLTSKLATLQANKSQSELENSEEFAELTERRENVREQLDRTLSEFNDDAFAAMFRELNPRPPLTDELID, encoded by the coding sequence ATGGCATCCGGTGACACACAGACCGTACTCGTCGTCGACGACGAACCGGACGTCGCCGACGCCTACGCCGCACAGTTACGCGATCGGTATACTGTGTGGACGGCGTATAGCGGCCAGCAGGCGCTCGAGGCGGTCGACGAGACGGTCGACGTCGTGTTACTGGATCGACGAATGCCGGAGCAGTCCGGCGACGACGTGCTCGAATCGCTGCGATCGAAGGGAATCGAGACGCGGGTTGCGATGGTGACGGCCGTCGATCCGGATTTCGACATCATCGAGATGCCGTTCGACGACTATCTCACGAAGCCGGTCTCGCGCACGGAGTTGTTCGACACGGTCGAGCGCTTGCTCACCTGTGCGAAGTACGACGAGCAGTTTCAGGAGTTCTATTCGCTGACGAGCAAACTCGCGACGCTGCAGGCCAACAAGAGCCAGTCCGAACTCGAAAACAGCGAGGAATTCGCCGAGCTCACCGAGCGGCGTGAGAACGTCCGCGAGCAACTCGACCGGACGCTCTCGGAGTTCAACGACGACGCGTTCGCCGCGATGTTCCGCGAGTTGAATCCGAGGCCGCCGCTCACAGACGAGTTGATCGATTGA
- the speB gene encoding agmatinase produces MAGFPGAHAERSDADYVVVGAPLDRSTTYQPGTRFGPRRIRAVAESFEDYDHHTDSRFTALDVHDHGDVHPGGDVEEYLTFLEGVVGDADRDGAVPLLLGGEHTVTVAAVRALEPDVFVCLDAHLDLREEFGGDPYSHSTVTRHALSVAEEAVILGARAGSKREWERTAAADVTVVPPEEVPDWDPAFDREVYLSVDIDAADPGFAPGTGTLEPFGLDPATMERVVRTVAPQAVGADVVEVNDQDDDQAAVLGAKLARSVVFAHADARTYR; encoded by the coding sequence ATGGCGGGGTTCCCTGGCGCACACGCCGAGCGATCGGACGCCGACTACGTCGTCGTCGGTGCGCCACTCGACCGCTCGACGACCTACCAGCCGGGGACGCGGTTCGGACCGCGGCGGATCCGCGCCGTCGCCGAATCTTTCGAGGACTACGACCACCACACCGACAGTCGCTTCACTGCCCTCGACGTTCACGACCACGGTGACGTCCACCCCGGCGGGGACGTCGAAGAGTACCTGACGTTTCTCGAGGGAGTCGTCGGCGACGCCGACCGGGACGGCGCAGTTCCCCTCTTGCTCGGCGGCGAGCATACCGTCACCGTCGCGGCCGTCCGGGCGCTGGAACCGGACGTGTTCGTCTGTCTGGACGCGCATCTCGACCTCCGCGAGGAGTTCGGCGGTGATCCGTACAGTCACTCGACCGTCACCCGTCACGCGCTTTCGGTCGCCGAGGAGGCCGTGATCCTCGGTGCGCGCGCCGGCAGCAAACGCGAGTGGGAGCGCACAGCCGCGGCCGACGTGACGGTCGTTCCGCCGGAGGAGGTGCCCGACTGGGACCCCGCGTTCGACCGCGAGGTCTACCTCAGCGTCGACATCGACGCGGCGGATCCCGGGTTCGCGCCGGGGACCGGGACGCTCGAACCGTTCGGTCTCGACCCGGCCACGATGGAACGGGTCGTGCGAACGGTCGCGCCACAGGCCGTCGGTGCCGACGTCGTCGAAGTCAACGACCAGGACGACGACCAGGCCGCCGTCCTCGGGGCGAAGCTCGCTCGATCAGTTGTCTTCGCGCACGCCGACGCCAGAACATATCGCTGA